In Aedes albopictus strain Foshan chromosome 3, AalbF5, whole genome shotgun sequence, the following are encoded in one genomic region:
- the LOC115261900 gene encoding uncharacterized protein LOC115261900, translating to MDLNQLTPEEIDFELLLRNTTGIRGKNLEWKISRLQQLLDSEQDGSPAPRYSSHVVSDMDSIYHCQTTISPIFYALNAAFKQQNEAQVTSLRSRLLHYKFRLSLITEATILDEAKKSLTKICNALHQIDEFLNDKNIEHQSDTKNPDDLPSDPETLKRLKIAQLQSSIDEADKQQKVLQQELQRTIQDGQIPQRSPDQDNVFSTLQQQQQSHMQQQNPNPTKSQQQHGLTQQYSQEILDPLQHPTLSGQHQQQQTEQSQQRGFQPEQRLHLLLNQMQLQQQQLEQQLRQEQQRRQQLEWQLQHQQHQQSVAAVQQQANYAPNYTYGSISGYWGPQNQRESGIAQEPQRSGLTPPVGVPSRPNTPRSSNQPANSNRFLQPVHKWPFEYAGENNIVKLGEFLNQVNTYAVTEGMDDQALLRSIKHLLKGRALQWYTRSYLDLTTWEIFKAEIKQEFLPPNYSEIVKQDLYLRFQGPNEPFTNFYRDLVAAFEIIDPPITESEKLFILKSHLNSDFSPIASASRSGSVRELVSVCKDFEVSRSYAIRGRASTAARTPGSRPEVSAFQRPAPNRIDRNPVNNVNRFPMNRQPFGIAQVNMMELNQDNEEDLDLGNIREREAFQQDIALRNELAMNVVEEVNAMRTQNDWRARPADNILEVPVRESSNRDLATAVVCWQCDNPGHTYLRCPNPKRFLFCYSCGKKGCTTRNCDACILRWRQLETQNAPQVPGNRNWENPQ from the coding sequence ATGGATCTGAACCAGCTGACCCCGGAGGAGATTGATTTCGAGCTCCTGTTACGGAACACGACGGGGATTCGAGGAAAGAACTTGGAATGGAAGATTTCGCGGCTGCAACAGCTGCTGGACAGTGAGCAGGATGGATCACCAGCACCAAGGTATTCATCGCATGTGGTTTCGGACATGGACAGCATTTACCACTGCCAAACAACAATTTCGCCGATTTTCTACGCTCTCAATGCAGCTTTTAAGCAGCAAAATGAAGCACAGGTGACTTCGTTGCGATCGAGACTACTGCACTACAAATTCAGGCTCTCGCTTATAACCGAAGCCACGATTTTGGACGAAGCCAAAAAATCGTTGACAAAGATTTGCAACGCTCTGCACCAAATTGACGAGTTCCTGAACGACAAAAACATAGAACACCAGAGCGACACAAAGAATCCGGATGATCTTCCAAGCGACCCGGAGACACTGAAGCGGCTAAAGATCGCACAGCTGCAATCGAGCATCGACGAGGCAGATAAGCAGCAAAAGGTGTTACAACAAGAGCTTCAACGAACGATACAGGATGGGCAGATTCCTCAGCGATCACCAGATCAGGACAACGTGTTTTCGACgctgcagcaacaacaacaatctCACATGCAACAACAGAACCCGAATCCAACAAAATCACAGCAGCAACACGGTTTGACTCAGCAATATTCGCAAGAGATTCTCGATCCGCTTCAGCATCCAACACTCTCAGGACAACATCAACAGCAGCAAACAGAACAATCACAACAGCGAGGTTTCCAACCAGAGCAGCGCCTACATTTGTTGCTGAATCAAATGCAGTTGCAGCAACAACAACTAGAACAACAGCTGCGGCAGGAGCAGCAGAGGCGGCAGCAGCTGGAATGGCAGTTACAACACCAACAGCACCAACAAAGCGTGGCAGCAGTGCAACAGCAGGCGAACTATGCGCCAAACTATACCTATGGATCCATTTCGGGATACTGGGGTCCTCAAAACCAGAGAGAGTCTGGAATAGCCCAGGAACCACAACGATCCGGCCTTACTCCACCGGTAGGAGTTCCGTCCAGACCCAACACACCCAGATCATCCAATCAACCGGCCAATTCTAATCGATTCTTACAACCAGTGCACAAATGGCCTTTTGAATACGCCGGCGAGAACAACATAGTAAAGCTGGGAGAGTTCTTAAATCAAGTAAACACTTACGCGGTCACAGAGGGCATGGACGATCAAGCCCTGCTTCGTTCCATCAAGCATTTACTGAAGGGTCGGGCTCTTCAGTGGTACACGCGGTCATACCTCGACCTTACGACATGGGAGATCTTTAAGGCTGAAATCAAACAAGAGTTTCTGCCTCCCAACTACTCCGAGATTGTAAAACAGGATCTGTACTTGCGTTTCCAAGGTCCAAACGAACCCTTTACGAACTTCTACAGAGATCTAGTAGCGGCCTTCGAGATCATAGATCCTCCAATAACTGAATCCGAGAAATTGTTTATCTTGAAATCCCACCTGAACTCAGACTTCTCACCAATCGCTTCAGCATCCCGCTCTGGCAGCGTGCGAGAATTAGTATCAGTTTGCAAGGATTTTGAAGTCTCACGCTCCTATGCCATACGGGGACGTGCTTCTACAGCAGCGCGAACACCAGGCTCTCGACCGGAAGTCTCAGCGTTTCAGCGACCAGCACCTAATCGAATCGATCGCAATCCAGTCAACAACGTGAATCGCTTCCCCATGAACAGACAACCGTTTGGGATAGCGCAAGTCAACATGATGGAGCTGAACCAAGACAACGAGGAAGATCTGGATTTGGGAAACATCAGAGAGCGAGAGGCATTCCAACAGGACATTGCTCTTCGAAATGAATTGGCAATGAATGTGGTTGAAGAAGTGAACGCAATGCGAACACAAAACGACTGGAGAGCAAGGCCAGCGGACAACATTTTGGAGGTTCCAGTAAGAGAAAGCAGCAACAGAGACTTGGCGACGGCGGTCGTATGCTGGCAATGTGATAATCCCGGTCACACCTACCTAAGATGCCCAAATCCAAAGCGTTTCCTATTCTGTTATAGCTGTGGAAAGAAGGGTTGCACCACACGCAATTGTGATGCCTGCATCCTTCGCTGGAGGCAGTTGGAGACACAGAACGCCCCTCAGGTTCCGGGAAACCGAAACTGGGAGAACCCGCAGTAA